CGGATCAGCTCTCGTTTTCGTCCGGTGGAAAGTATTTGGCGTTCAGCCGGATGCCGGACGCCTATCACGATAGCCTGTTCAAGACGCGCATTGCCGTCTACGACTTTGCTACCAAAACCGTGAGCATCGTCGGCGACGATCGCTGGAGTTGGAGTCCCGCGTTTGCCCCCGAGGGCGATCGTATCGCGTATGAGGGAGCTGCGCATCAATCGGTCGTGCTCCAACAGGATCTCGTTGCAGCCACGCCGGGTTCGCACGAAACACGCGAGATCGCGCCCTCGCTCGATCGCAACGTAGAATTTCTCGCGTGGATGCATCACGGCGACGAAATCGCCGTCGCCGCGAACGATCATGTCACGACGCCGATGTGGATCGTGAGCGGCGGGAAAGCCCGTCGCGTCGACATGGGCGACGTCGCTTTCGCCGGCAGCGGAAGCGCGGCGAACGGTGCGGTGGCGTTCATCGGCTCGACGCCGCACGACCCGGGCGAACTCTATTACCTCGCACCGGGCGCATCGAAACCGGCGAAGCTGACCGACTTCAACCACGCAACCGCCGCACTCGATTTGGCGGACTCGCGCGAGCTGACTTGGAAAAACGGCGGCTTCGACGAGGACGGCGTGCTGACGTATCCGCTCGGTTACGAACGCACGAAGACCTATCCGCTCGTACTGGTCATTCACGGCGGCCCGACTTTCGGAGCCTCGACGACCGCCTTCGATCCGCTCGTGCAGATCCTCGCAGCCCACGGCTACGTGGTGTTGCAACCGAACTATCGCGGCAGCGACAACCTCGGTTTTGCGTACGCGCACGCGATCATCGGTGACGAGCCGCCGCTCGGCCCGGGCGAGGATTGCGTTGCCGGCCTCAAAGCCGTCGAAGCCGCGATTTCGATCGATCCGGCGCGTGTCGGCGTTTCCGGTTGGTCGGCCGGCGGATGGCTGACCTCGTGGCTGATCACCCACTACGACTATTGGAAAGCCGCGGTGAGCGGCGCAGCCGTCGACGACGCGGTGATGCAGTACACGCTCAGCGAGATCGACTCGTACATGGCCGATCTGTTCGGCGGCCTCACGCCGTGGACGCCGCACGGCCTCGACGCGTACCGCAAGAGCTCGCCGGTTACCTACGCCGCGAACGTCAGCGCGGCGACGTTGATCTTGAGCGACGATTACGATCCGCGGGCACCGACGCCGGAAGCATACGAATTCTATTCGGCGCTGCGCGACCAGGGGAAGACGGTGCA
This DNA window, taken from Candidatus Baltobacteraceae bacterium, encodes the following:
- a CDS encoding S9 family peptidase, which codes for MITPAAAHARPFTFDDYYRIVGVESPQLSPDGKQIVVVVSHTDAKADRSDRELVLVNVNDGSQRVLTHDRKDVGDPQWSPDGTQLAFVDVVQNGKEETAQVWVMPMNGGDAHPVTSAKNSVEAYAWRPDGKAIAFVSPDDPANAAALKAHDQLWTVGDNSYLLRAEPIPAHLWLQTIGGQPERLTQGSWSVYPDQLSFSSGGKYLAFSRMPDAYHDSLFKTRIAVYDFATKTVSIVGDDRWSWSPAFAPEGDRIAYEGAAHQSVVLQQDLVAATPGSHETREIAPSLDRNVEFLAWMHHGDEIAVAANDHVTTPMWIVSGGKARRVDMGDVAFAGSGSAANGAVAFIGSTPHDPGELYYLAPGASKPAKLTDFNHATAALDLADSRELTWKNGGFDEDGVLTYPLGYERTKTYPLVLVIHGGPTFGASTTAFDPLVQILAAHGYVVLQPNYRGSDNLGFAYAHAIIGDEPPLGPGEDCVAGLKAVEAAISIDPARVGVSGWSAGGWLTSWLITHYDYWKAAVSGAAVDDAVMQYTLSEIDSYMADLFGGLTPWTPHGLDAYRKSSPVTYAANVSAATLILSDDYDPRAPTPEAYEFYSALRDQGKTVQFVAARAYGHHPSDPVQRMAIDRTWAQWFFRYIPSN